CTCACTCACTATTTTTCTTCTTTAAATCTCTTAAAAATCGCAGAACTTCCATTTTTCTCTGTTGGAATTCTGTATCCGTAAACTCTAATTTAGCATTATCGAAAATTGAATTTATTGTATCAAATTCCTGCTTTTTAATCTCTTTTTCTTCTCTTTTCTGTTTTGAAACCATTATTCTTTGCTGTCTCTTAAGTTCCCTGATAATCTCTTTTTCTTCCATAATATTCTTTAGAGTATCAACCTTATTACTCAGTGATTCCAGATTATTTAGGGTTGGTTTTTCATATTCCATTTCTACGACCAATGGTTCAACTTCTATTATGTCTTCAACAATAACTTTTTTTCTATTCTTGATCTCATTTAAAACGCTCTTTGGAGGTTCCGATTTAAAATCAGGATCAATTGCACTTAAAAGATCTGTAACAGGTTTTCCCTTTACAGTTATATCCTCGACTCTTTTCTCTTTAAAGAAACCAAAATATTGAAAAATTTTTTTAATCAATTTTACTCTCTAAAAGTTTAATTGCCTCGGTATAAACCTGATGCTCCACTTTCAATACAGTTTTTTGAATCTCTTCCGGTGATTTACATTCTGAAATATCCACTGATCTTTGAATAATAGTCTCACCATTATCATATATCTCATCCACAAAATGTACAGTTGGACCTGAAATTTTATCACCATTTGCAAAGACAGCTCTGTGAACGTTCATTCCATACATCTCTTTTCCTCCATAGTTTGGAAGAAGAGCGGGGTGTATATTTATTATTTTGCCTTTATACTCTCTTATAACTCTTTTTGATAATTTCTTCAAATAACCCGCCAAAACAATTAAATCAATATTGTTTTCTTTTAAAAGTTCAAGTTGTTTTGAAGCAAACTCTTCGGCACAAAGAGATAATTCTTTACGATTAAGATAAAATGTTGGAATCGATCTCTCTATGGAAAATTTCATACCCCCGGCATTTTTACAACTGCTAATCACCAGAGAAACGTTAGAATTCAGAGTTTTATTATCAATATTTTCCAAAATAGACTTAAGATTCGATCCAGAACCGGAGATGTAAACACATATATTAAATTTTCTCAATTGCCACCCCATGTCTTATTTTGGAATATAGAAATTCCTTAGCAGAATTTCAAGATTATATTATATAAGATTCATATTTTAGTTACACAGCCTTTTTGTCATTTCCAATGATCTTAAAAAGTGAAAAGCCCGAATAAATTGCGGTAGCAATAATTATCAGCAGTAACAACTTAAATAGTGATGGTTTTTCCACTTTTGCTAAGTCTCCTTCTGTTAACAGATCCAGAAAAAACCAGTCATTTATTTCACTGTTCATGAGATTTTCTGATTTTATTCTTTTGTATGTTTGTTGGTCTAAGTAATATTTCATTACAGATGGAGGATTTTTAAAAATTATATTCAGATTATTTAATAATAATGAAGCTCTAAAGCTTGTCATTAGCTCTTTTCGAGATTCGTGTGCCCATGTCATGTCCGAAGTTCCATACTTTTGTTTACATACATATTCTAAAGGCATCTGAACACTTTGATAATTAACTGCAGATCCGATTATTTGAAAGATCACCGAAAGTCCCATCAATGCAGGTAAAACCATTTTATATAAAAGAGTTTTTTTATAAAATTCTGGAATCTTTGCGCCAAATAGTATGAAAAACAATGGATACATCGGTAGTAAATATCTCACTCCCCATGCAGCTGAACCTGCATAACTATTTGGTGCTCTTAATGAATATAGAGAAAGATACAAAAAGAAGGTTCCAAGTATAAAGAGTGTTTCAAATTTGTATTTTTTATAAAATGAAATTGTTAAAGGGATCAAAAAGATTATGAAGGGGCTCAAGAAAATTATAGACCTGTTGGGATAAATGAGAGAAAGGATTAGTCCATAGAAATAGTTCCCTATGGAATTGATCTGAATTGTGGATGGTTTTGCTCCATATTCTTTTTCTCTATTCTTAGTTTCTTTATAAAATTTTTCTCTTGATTTTAAAATTTCAGTTTTAGCCTGATACTTAGCGTATAGATTTGCAGTTAGGTCTCCTTTAGGATTTTTGTCATATTCTATTTTTAGAATATCGTATAATTCATCAAGCTCATTTTGTTGTGATTGAATTTTAACTTCAAGTGTAGAAGTCATAGCATCTCTTTTAACTGTGTAACCTGTTTCAAAAATCGAACCAAAACGTGAATAATTACCCACTAGAAACTGAGCCAAGAAGAATAGTGCCGGAATAAAAAAGTAAAAAAAATGGGTTTTAAGCTTTTTAAACTTTATCAACATCGCAATTATAAGAAAGGAAAAGAGACCAACAAAAATTGGTGAATCAGGTCTTGCATGTAATGAAAGTAAAGTGAAAATTACAGAAAAATTTAAATAAATCGGTTTGAATCCGTCGTAGAAATACTTGAAATAAAAATATAATGCTCCTGAAAAAACCATCATGGTCGCAGGCTCGGGAAGTAAATATTTTGAATGAACAAAAACTGGGGTAGCGAATGCGAATAGTAAAGCGATTACCAGTGACTTTTTTCTACAGGTTACAATTTTCAAGGTCAAATAAAGAAACATAACTGCAAAGGCTGATAAGATTTGGTTTGTCATGTACATAGGGAATAGAGAATCTGAAGAGATAAGTTTTGAAAAAGAATACGTTAGATAAACAGGGATAACAACCATTGGTCCTTCAAGAGGATAAAATTTATCAGTTTTTGGACTGTAAACAATTCCACTGGATAATGCACTTTCAGCTCCGTAGCTACCAGTTTCGTATAGATTTTTTGCAGCATTTACAACATCAATATCCATTGAGGTTGTTGGTCTTTTATTTGAAAAGAGTACAAAAACTGATAAAACCAGAATGAATAATAGAAATGCATCATTTTTTAATATTTTCATCGCTTGTCCCTAATTAGATTTATCGGAAAATAAAAAAAATAAGACAATTTTACAAAAGATAAATTATTTATTACTATGCTCATAAAAATATGAAATTATCTTACAATGTTTCTAATAAAAAAAGGTTGAATATGACAGATGGAAGAAAAAGATGTAATGTTATCAAAGGATTAAGAGTAAAAATAGTTTTGAAAGAGGATCAGAAAAATGGCTCTTTAACAGAAGGAATAATACAGGACATTCTCACTAACTCAGCAAATCATCCCCATGGTATAAAAGTTAGGTTAGAAAATGGTATGGTGGGCAGAGTAAAAGAGGTTATAGTATGAAATTATTCATAGATGGAGATGCTTTGCCAAATGGATTAAAGCCTATTTTATTAAAGGCAATTAATCGTGTTGGAATAGAAACCTTTGTAGTTGCAAATAAACGAATAAGTTTAGGAGCTTCAAAATTTGTAAATTACATAATTGTTGGTCTTGGAGCCGATGAGGCTGATGATAAGATCGTAGAGATGGTTTTAGATGGTGATCTTGTTATTACGGCTGATATTCCTCTTGCTGATAGAGTCCTAACAAAATGTGCACATGCTATAGATCATAGAGGTGGAGTATTTACACCAAATGATATAAAGCACTATTTATCTTTGAGAAATTTTATGCAGGAATTGAGAGAAAGTGGAGAGCAAACAAATGGTCCCACACCATTTTCAAAAAAAGATATTCATGAGTTTGCCAATAAATTGAATCAGATTTTTACTAAGTATTGTAAATAATGAGTGGAGAGAGATAGTTTGACTTATGTTTACTATTGAAATCGATTCTAAAAGAATACTAAATGTTATAATTGAAAGAGGGTCAATATGCAAAGAATACTAATCATCATCAATGATGCTCCTTACGGGACAGAGAAAGCATATAATGCATTACGAATGGCAATGATGCTTCAGAAAGAACATTCTGACAATGTTGAAGTTAGAATTTTTCTTTTAGCAGATGCAGTTTTCTGCGGTTTGCCAAATCAAAAAACACCAAACGGGTACTACAATATAGAGACTATGGTAAAATCTGTAATATCTAAAGGTGGAGAGATAAAAAGTTGTGGAGGATGTTCGGAGGCAAGAGGTATATCCGAAATGCAATTAATAGATGGTGTAAAGTTAAGTAATATGAAAGAATTTGCAAGCTGGACTGTTGAATGTGATAAAGTTTTAACATTTTAAAATTGAGGATTTTTAATGGATTTAGCTGATATTTTGTCTGAAAAAAGTATAAAACCAAAAGAGAAAACAGAGATTATCAGCAACATGATAGTATCTGGTGGACTATCATTTAATGAGTTAATTACTTATGCGAAAAAATCAAAAGATAGTGTAAAGGCAACTTGCATCGAAGCTATTGAGTTTTCAAGTAAAACGAATCCAGAAATTGTGAATGAAGAAGGGTTCGATTTTGTAACTGAATCTCTTGCCAGTAATGCTCCAAGAGTCAAATGGGAAGCGGCAAAAGTAATAGGTAATTGTGTTTCACAATTTCAAGGAAGTTTGGATATGGTAATTGATTCTCTTCTGACAAATAGTAAAGATTCTGGTACGGTTGTTAGATGGAGTGTTGCATATGCTCTTGGTGAAATTGTCAAGCTCAAGACAGATTACAACAATGATTTGATCCCAAAAATTATCAAAATTCATGATGAAGAAGTAAAAAACAGTATAAAAAAAATCTATGCTAATGCATTGAAGAAGGCAGGTATCAAAGTTTAATTCATCTTAGATAGATACACTTGAATTTTGCTAGTTTCAAAGAATCTAAATTGAAAATTGTTAGAGTATCATTTCTGTAATGAAATTTTTCTGTTTCACCTAGTCTCTTTGTGAAAATATTTTCTAGATTGATTTCAGGACACATCATTCTTGTAGTGATAAGATTATTGATTTTTAGTCTGTTTTCCATATCAGTATGGTATTCGCCTTGAAATGAGTTACATCCCGAAAATCCAATTATTTTGCCGTCTTCTTTCAAAATCATGTAGATCTCTTTTTGAGGTGATTTCGTTTTTACTATCTCTTTGTTATTAAGTTCTATTAGCCTCCAGTATTTTTCTGTAATGAGATTTTCTACACAGAAAAGTTTAGAATTGTTAAAACTAAAGAAAATGAAAAGAAAAATTAGAGGTTTCATACCATCTCCTTTTATCTGATATTTCAATTTAATATAAAAAAATTACGTAAATCAATTTTATTTGATGCTAAATAAGGTCAGTCTGAAACTCATAAGTGTGTATATGTAAGGAAATAATAAGATTTTAAGCGGAGTTAGAAAATGTAAATGAGCATTATAATTTAATTATTGACGCAGTAGATTCGTTAGTTATGAACATAAAAATAAGTTCTTTTTACCAATTTGCAACAAAACTACTTTAAAACATAAAAAAATCGATATATCAATTTCTTCATACTTCTTTTGTGTACTTGGAGTATTCCAAACTTCGGTTTTCATACTTATAATCTTAGACTAAACTTACTTGAGAAAACCGAAAACCGAATTGTCGCGAGTATAATTAGTGTTTTTGCTTGTTTTCAGACATGCAATATGCAATGTATTGTAGAATGTTAGTTCGTAGTATTATAGATAAGTAATAGTTTTCAACATTAGTTATACAGTAGTTCTTGAGAATATTGAATGGAAAACAGATACTTTTGAACTTTCCGTAATTTCATTTTATTATTAGCATACTTTTTGCTATAATTATCTTTAGCAAAAAGGAGTCATAATGCCTACAGTATCAGCTGCATTTTTTACATATAACAGATACGACCGTTTAAAAACTGCTGTTGAATCTGTACTTAGACAAGACGTACTTCCATTGGAGATAATTGTAGTTGACGATGGATCTACTGATGAAACTAAAGAGATACAAAAAATATCGCCATTAGTAAGATACTTCAAAATAGAAAAGTCAGGCGCTCCTACTGCCAGAAATTTAGCTATAGAGAAAAGTAGTGGTGACTTCATATTATGGATTGGAGATGATGACACAATAGAAAGAGATATGCTGTCAATCTATGGTGATTTTATAATAATGTATCCAGAAGTAGATATTTTTTATTGCGGACTAAATGTGATTCAATCAGATGGTAAAATTCGTAAGCACCATTATAAAGATTGGTATTATAATAGAAATTATACGATGCAAGAACTTCTTTTTAGAGCTCCTTTTGCCGATGGAGGCTCGCTTGTAAGAAGGTCGCTATACGATCATTTTGGTAGATACAATGAATTGTTTTTACGAGCTCAGGATTATGAGTTCTGGTCACGGGTTTTAAATGATAAAAATGTAATTGCAAAGCAAGTTCCAAAGTGTTTATACAATTATGTAATGCATGGTGATAATCAAATTTCCGGTGAATTTAGGAATAAGGATTATAGCTATGATAGTTCAGTTGTAAAATCCATTCTATGCAGGAACACATTGAAAGAGTTATTCCCGGGATATGGAAGACATAAAGAAGATGAAATAAAATTAATTTTTACCGAGCTTTTAAAGCGATTTGGAGATTTAAATGATATTGATTCCTGTGTAAAATTATCAGAATATACTTTAAATAATCTAAGTATAGATTTTAATATAGAATTGGATAAACCAAAATGGAAAGTTTATTCCTTAGCAAAAGATTTATACCCGAAATCTCCTGTTATATCAGTTTGCATGACGGCTTATAATCAGGAAAAATTTATACATGAGGCTATTAGTTCAGTACTTAATCAGAGTTTTTATCATTTTGAACTGATTATCGTTGACGATGGTTCTTTAGATTCAACAGTTTCAATAATCAAAAATTTTAATGATCCAAGAATTGTTTTAATTGAAAATGAGCATGGAGGATTTCCAAAAGCAG
Above is a window of Candidatus Delongbacteria bacterium DNA encoding:
- the purN gene encoding phosphoribosylglycinamide formyltransferase, encoding MGWQLRKFNICVYISGSGSNLKSILENIDNKTLNSNVSLVISSCKNAGGMKFSIERSIPTFYLNRKELSLCAEEFASKQLELLKENNIDLIVLAGYLKKLSKRVIREYKGKIINIHPALLPNYGGKEMYGMNVHRAVFANGDKISGPTVHFVDEIYDNGETIIQRSVDISECKSPEEIQKTVLKVEHQVYTEAIKLLESKID
- a CDS encoding YwbE family protein, which gives rise to MTDGRKRCNVIKGLRVKIVLKEDQKNGSLTEGIIQDILTNSANHPHGIKVRLENGMVGRVKEVIV
- a CDS encoding YaiI/YqxD family protein, whose protein sequence is MKLFIDGDALPNGLKPILLKAINRVGIETFVVANKRISLGASKFVNYIIVGLGADEADDKIVEMVLDGDLVITADIPLADRVLTKCAHAIDHRGGVFTPNDIKHYLSLRNFMQELRESGEQTNGPTPFSKKDIHEFANKLNQIFTKYCK
- a CDS encoding DsrE family protein, translated to MQRILIIINDAPYGTEKAYNALRMAMMLQKEHSDNVEVRIFLLADAVFCGLPNQKTPNGYYNIETMVKSVISKGGEIKSCGGCSEARGISEMQLIDGVKLSNMKEFASWTVECDKVLTF
- a CDS encoding META domain-containing protein, with amino-acid sequence MKPLIFLFIFFSFNNSKLFCVENLITEKYWRLIELNNKEIVKTKSPQKEIYMILKEDGKIIGFSGCNSFQGEYHTDMENRLKINNLITTRMMCPEINLENIFTKRLGETEKFHYRNDTLTIFNLDSLKLAKFKCIYLR